From a single Pseudobutyrivibrio xylanivorans genomic region:
- the feoB gene encoding ferrous iron transport protein B yields MSTATIALLGQPNSGKSTLFNALTGMRQHVGNWPGKTVEKKEGSFTYAGKEYNVADLPGSYSLSANSDEEVITRDFITSGKADVVCILADSSQLQRSLFMLADYAGINAPCFLLLNMADVAADQGKKIDAKAIEEKLGIPVIPFSATDLKSYTGFYKTLEKALSKGSKLNVAELEKQYDSIRGYQEICNLIPENTIPGYSSMWLATKVLENDKVVIEKLKQALGAASFAAIEEIKRNAQGAVAVGGCKFAWIDDVIAGAVEAKTQKVSLGKLDRIYTSKRWGKLAVVLTVLLGLIASFIPALPLMFVGEGVLALKGPVNALLIAIDCHEFVRLIVTDVIIQSFSYIFKMLGFVFGVTLVFGLLEEVGIMARISYVFDNTMGKLGLQGKSVMPFLVSFGCTMGGAAGSRVIDNWGQKVLTIALAWAVPCGAAWATIPMLASIFFGPGAVLVIVVILLTMLLHMWVTAKVFGAKLVQKEDRYGMIMELPPYHKPKWGALFRYVFGRTKETFVRVTRVVLLVCGVFWLLSYSPSGTGGILYTIGVVIEPVTKLFGMPWQLFLSYIASAVGKEGAVGVISALYSGGSYSTAFTNAMSGAGSTAAITGPGSLSSVLLANVSKPEALAFIFAMTFNMPCVVALAATYQETHSAKWTGRIVLYYTVVSLILAFIAYHIGLLIW; encoded by the coding sequence GTGAGCACAGCAACTATAGCACTTCTGGGACAACCAAATTCAGGTAAATCAACTCTATTTAATGCTCTTACAGGTATGAGGCAGCATGTAGGTAACTGGCCTGGCAAAACCGTAGAAAAGAAGGAGGGCTCCTTTACATACGCAGGTAAAGAATATAATGTGGCTGACTTACCTGGTTCCTACAGCCTTTCTGCCAATTCAGACGAAGAGGTAATTACAAGAGATTTTATTACTTCTGGCAAGGCTGATGTTGTGTGCATTTTGGCTGATAGCTCACAGCTTCAGAGAAGTCTTTTTATGCTGGCAGATTATGCTGGTATCAATGCACCATGTTTTCTTCTTTTAAACATGGCAGATGTGGCAGCTGATCAGGGAAAGAAAATTGATGCGAAGGCTATTGAAGAGAAGCTTGGAATTCCAGTTATTCCATTTTCAGCAACAGATCTAAAATCTTATACTGGCTTTTATAAAACTTTGGAGAAAGCTCTTAGCAAGGGCTCAAAGTTAAATGTAGCAGAGCTTGAAAAACAGTATGACAGCATCAGGGGATATCAGGAAATATGTAATCTTATTCCTGAGAATACAATTCCTGGTTATTCATCAATGTGGCTTGCTACAAAGGTTCTTGAAAATGACAAGGTTGTTATCGAAAAGCTAAAGCAGGCTTTAGGTGCTGCATCATTTGCGGCTATTGAAGAGATAAAGAGGAATGCGCAGGGCGCTGTTGCTGTAGGTGGATGTAAGTTCGCATGGATTGATGATGTGATTGCAGGTGCAGTTGAAGCTAAAACACAAAAGGTATCTCTGGGAAAATTAGATAGAATTTACACCAGCAAGAGATGGGGAAAGCTTGCAGTTGTTCTTACTGTATTACTTGGACTTATAGCTTCATTTATTCCGGCCCTTCCACTTATGTTTGTGGGGGAAGGTGTTTTGGCCTTAAAGGGTCCTGTAAATGCATTATTAATTGCAATCGACTGTCACGAATTCGTAAGACTTATTGTTACTGATGTTATTATTCAGTCTTTCTCATACATTTTTAAAATGTTAGGATTTGTCTTCGGCGTTACACTTGTGTTTGGACTTCTCGAGGAAGTGGGAATTATGGCACGTATCTCATATGTGTTTGATAACACAATGGGAAAGCTTGGATTACAGGGAAAATCAGTGATGCCATTTTTAGTTAGCTTTGGTTGTACAATGGGTGGTGCTGCAGGTTCTCGTGTTATTGATAACTGGGGTCAGAAGGTTCTTACTATAGCTCTTGCATGGGCTGTACCATGTGGAGCTGCATGGGCTACTATTCCAATGCTGGCTTCAATTTTCTTTGGGCCAGGTGCAGTACTTGTCATTGTAGTTATTCTTCTTACAATGCTTTTACATATGTGGGTTACTGCAAAAGTATTTGGTGCAAAGCTTGTTCAAAAGGAAGATAGATATGGAATGATTATGGAGCTACCTCCTTATCATAAGCCGAAGTGGGGAGCACTTTTCAGATATGTATTTGGCAGAACGAAAGAGACATTCGTCAGAGTAACAAGAGTTGTTCTTTTGGTATGTGGAGTGTTCTGGTTACTTAGTTATTCACCATCTGGTACAGGTGGAATTCTTTATACAATTGGTGTTGTTATTGAGCCGGTTACAAAGTTATTTGGTATGCCATGGCAGTTGTTCTTATCATATATTGCTTCAGCTGTAGGTAAGGAAGGAGCAGTAGGTGTTATCAGTGCATTATACAGCGGTGGCTCTTATAGTACCGCATTTACGAATGCAATGAGTGGTGCAGGCAGTACAGCTGCAATTACTGGACCAGGAAGTCTGAGTTCTGTTCTTCTTGCAAATGTTTCAAAACCGGAGGCATTAGCATTTATTTTCGCTATGACCTTTAATATGCCATGTGTTGTTGCTCTTGCTGCAACATATCAGGAAACACACTCGGCAAAATGGACTGGAAGAATCGTACTTTACTACACCGTGGTTTCATTGATTCTTGCATTTATCGCTTATCACATTGGTTTGCTTATCTGGTAA
- a CDS encoding FeoA family protein, protein MSLNEVKENREAVITQVEGDTRFMSRITSIGLTPGCKVSVVKNDKNRPMLVYSRDTMIALNRNECKGIQVEEVAQ, encoded by the coding sequence ATGAGTTTAAACGAAGTAAAAGAGAATCGTGAGGCAGTTATCACTCAGGTTGAGGGTGATACAAGGTTTATGAGCAGAATTACATCTATTGGACTTACTCCTGGATGTAAGGTGAGCGTTGTGAAGAATGATAAGAATAGGCCTATGCTTGTTTATTCGAGAGACACAATGATTGCTTTGAATCGAAATGAATGTAAGGGTATCCAAGTAGAGGAGGTGGCACAGTGA
- a CDS encoding GNAT family N-acetyltransferase, whose protein sequence is MINLRKISEENFIDAFNLKLGHGQDKFVSHPIRSLAQAYVYRDQCQPFGIYDDDIMVGYVMVIYDYDIPEYNIWHMMIDEKHQGKGYGKAALEQILAYISTKPFGNSIRVTLTCNKDNKTALALYRNIGFIETGVVDDDEIELTLDISM, encoded by the coding sequence ATGATTAATCTTAGAAAAATCTCAGAAGAAAATTTTATTGATGCATTTAATCTTAAGTTGGGACATGGTCAGGACAAGTTCGTTTCCCATCCAATTCGAAGTCTGGCACAGGCTTATGTTTATAGAGACCAATGTCAGCCATTTGGAATTTATGATGATGACATTATGGTTGGATATGTTATGGTAATTTATGATTATGACATTCCAGAATACAACATCTGGCATATGATGATTGATGAAAAGCATCAAGGAAAAGGTTATGGGAAAGCAGCTCTTGAGCAGATTCTAGCATATATAAGCACAAAGCCATTTGGAAATTCGATTAGAGTTACACTAACTTGCAATAAAGATAACAAGACTGCACTGGCATTGTATCGAAATATAGGTTTTATAGAGACAGGTGTGGTAGACGATGATGAAATTGAGCTTACACTAGATATATCTATGTAA